The Vespa velutina chromosome 4, iVesVel2.1, whole genome shotgun sequence genome has a window encoding:
- the LOC124948523 gene encoding EF-hand calcium-binding domain-containing protein 11-like, translating into MQIAKVIHRRYVSPDEAEKQAFNHADASNEGSLTKHQYKIAMTALFGYSPNKPEINYVFRSSSNKKISLKEFEYWVFKKCPIGQSTISLETIFGLIDNDNKGYLTMTDLWKASEVIDMKISPSIWYKTFKELDQYQKGYIDLAEFIYIFTNIKNNINLSYT; encoded by the exons ATGCAGATTGCTAAAG TTATCCATAGACGTTATGTCAGTCCAGATGAAGCTGAGAAGCAA gCATTCAATCATGCTGATGCATCTAATGAAGGATCTTTAACAAAACATCAATACAAAATAGCAATGACGGCATTGTTTGGTTACTCCCCTAATAAA CCGGagataaattatgttttccgctcttcttcaaataaaaagatttcacTCAAGGAATTCGAGTATTgggtatttaaaaaatgtccTATAGGTCAGTCAACGATTAGTTTAGAAACTATATTTGGTTTAATAGATAATGATA ATAAAGGATATTTGACAATGACAGATTTATGGAAAGCTAGTGAAGTTATTGACATGAAAATATCACCATCGATATGgtataaaacatttaaagaATTAGATCAGTACCAAAAGGGATATATTGATTTGGCCgagtttatatacattttcactaatatcaaaaataatattaatcttagttatacataa